A segment of the Zalophus californianus isolate mZalCal1 chromosome 3, mZalCal1.pri.v2, whole genome shotgun sequence genome:
gagcatgggagcacaagcaggatgaggggcagagggaaaaggagatagaatctcaagcagatgagtgcagagcccaatgtggggcttgatctcatgatcctgagatcacgacctgagccaaagtcaagagtcagactcttaaccaactgagccacccaggtgcccctgatatagACCTTTCTTAAAATTAGACAATCCTGGTCATCTTTGCTATAACTTAAggtgttaaaatataaaactggatATTTCTCAGTGTAAACGTTAATATGCTTTCAGATATGGATGGATCTTGCTAGATGTGAGGGAGATTCCTGGTGCAGACATTTTTTAAGACCATAAAAAAATGGATTCCTTGAATATAAAAATGTTGCACCATCACAGATCCTTAAAATTTGAAGGAACCCCAGCCATTAGTTACCACCAAATGCATGTAAAGATGTTTACAGTATCTCCACTCACAATTTTGTATCAATTCAGTACATACTCTCTGTATTCTGCCTCAGTGTCTTTGTGTTTATGTTCTTGATGCTATAACTTCCTTactttaattttgtctttttcactgtttttctaTACCTTTGTTTTCCCCCTTCATTAATTAACAATAAATATGAAAGCgaatgaaagtttttttaaattatttttctaaagaaatacaGTCTACTCTTTCTCTTTGAAGTTAAAACTGTAGTCTTTTTGTTGCCATTGGTGTGGTTAACTtctgagatttgctttaaaattatagATTTCTTTAAAGTATTCTGAAATAGAAGAATCAGTTGTACATCAAAGTGGTAAAAGTTTGTACTGTGTTGtactttttcaaaaatagtttatattggaattgtatttcattttctagaaGTATTAGAATATTTCTCATTAACTAGAGAAAGATCTCTCAGCTGACTATaagcaaagaatttttttccccaggaattGACACTGACTAGTTTAAGGGTCATATAGTTAATTTTGTAGGTATGTGTATGTTTAAGCACATATATCAATTTGGAGGCAGTATAGAGCATGTGAGAAGGTAGTCTATTTACTCTAGTTTATCTCGGGGTAGAGTTTGATAGTGTGCGTGCCATCTCTAGTATTTAGACTTCTGAAACAATTATATATGCCTTCAGATATATAAGATGCGGTTTGGAATACTATTAAAGTGACATCAGAAAACTTAATCTTATGTGACTTGGCAAGAATATAAGTCTTAATATATGTCAAACCCATCATCATATTAGAGACTAGAaccaaaatggataaatttttttttcaggaatgtaaattattttgcttatatGAACTGGGCCACCCGTCATGCTCCTGAAAAATCTTAGACTGGTGGGGGAAAGTGCCTAAAGCTTTGAGATTTAGGGATTAAATTTGTTAGATATACTCTTTCTGGCGGGTGACATAAAATCCATAAGGTCTGTGTTCTAACTATGTTCTAGGAAAGGCTTCTGCCATTTGGAGAATACATATCTGGTTAACTTATGCTGAGCTCCATAGCCAACacatttcttgaaataattttctttaaacttaATCACCTGGAGAGGGACAGCACTAGAGCAATAGGTTAAAACAGAAGAATGGGTCAGCCTGAAAAGGAAAAGCTAAGATATGGGCTGTCTTCACTGCAGACCCACTCAGCCTAAATTTGTTCACTATTTATGGCAgtagcataacaataaaatatcagATGTAAATAGAATTGGCTACCAGTACAGACTGGCCACATGTACTCATCCTCATAAGAACCCtatgtagatgagaaaactgaggcccagagaaattaagtatCTTTCATAAATGTAGTCAGTTAGCTGGTGGACACAGTTTGGATTTATTCCCAGATCTAGCAGTACAAAGtgaaataaggaaagaatgaataaaaaatgttgtGCCAGAAGTTCAGTCAAGTTTTTGGGTCATTATGGGGTCATTAAAGTTTAGGTTCCTGGATCGAGATCCTGTGGCTCCAGTTTGCACTTGTTCTTTAAGGAACAAAATTAATTTCAGGTACCCAGAAGTGATTTCAtttgcttcctcttcttttctaagTTAGACCCACGTCTGGTGAGTAAATACCTGGTATCAGCCATTTAACAAACAGCTCTGGTTCCGAGATCCTGTTACTTTGTGTGATATCCAACTACTATCCTCCCTACCCCTTCCATCAAGACAAGTTTCTTGATCAAAGCAAAATCTTGACTACATTTAACTGAGCCAGACCGTAATGACAGTCTTAGCTTACCTCCAGATGCGATCATTTTATGcacttatttttaatctttcactGTTTTCTGTGTTATGCCTTATGTTTTTAAGGCTTTGAAGAGGTTAAtgcttttttgtcttgttttatttcattcGAAGCACAGCTTTGCATACAGTTAGGAACTAAACAAATTCTTACAATGACTGTTTAAGACTGAAACTTACtgatttacttaattttatttcatttgaatacCTTAACATTTAGCCAGACTGCTGGATTATTTTTGTTTGCAGCcgtacaaaatgattttttacatGGAGTAGTTTTGTCCAAATAAAGAAAGTTATATAATCTTAATAGATAACTcttattttaaagagatgattTGATACATGACATAAAGTTCTCCTTTACATAATTCTTGGTACATTTATATCTGCTTAATTACCTCACTCATCGTTATATTATTTAGATGAAAACTGACATTCCTTCTATACATAACTGCCTTGCTCTTCAGTTTTGTCACCTTCATTCTCTGTGAGGAGAAGTGTATCTAGTAGAATGATTGAGGAAGCCTGAATGTTTGAACTGTGGAGCCTCATTGGGCTCTGGTACATGGCAGGATTAATCCCATTTCGCATTCCATGTTTCATGAAAAACTTAGAGTTCTCTGCCATTGGATTTCGGAAGTAGATATTGCTGGAGCATTTTCTGATAGTTTTTACTGATCTTGTGGCCCGGTAATTGCAGGTGATGTATCGGCCAAATGCGTTCCGAAATGTCTTATTGAAGAGGGTGTAGACCAAAGGATTCACCCCTGAGGAAACATAGCCTATCCACACAAATACTTCTAGGAGCATTTTGAGAGTAGTCTGGTTGCAGGAATCACATAAAACTAAAgttatatttgtaataaaaaaggGGCACCAcataagcaaaaagagaaaaaaaacaatcccTAGAACCTTGGAGGCTCTCTGTTCATTGGAAATGGTCTGCGTGGACTTTTTTCCAACTGTGGACATTATTCGCCTAAGTATGTCATCACTTGAGTTGGGCAGAGTTTTGTCCTTGTGGGAACCATGCAGCATTGCCACCTTTTCAGGTGATGAGCAAGGTGTTCCATCCCTTTGGAAAACTGTAGACACAGCCAGCCACGTTAGGCGTTGAGGTGGCTTGGTTTTGACCAAGTAAGCTTTCTTCTGTAAAGCATGGATAGTGAGAAAGTAGGTGACAATCATGATTGCCAGAGGTGTGAAGAAGGCAGCCAGCGAGCCAAAGAGCATGAAGTTGCCGAAACGATCCTTTGTCAGCACACAGGTGATGTTGCTTGGGTTCCCCACATCAGTTTCTATCCCTCTAATAGGTACTGGAATGGCAATGCCTAAGCAAACAAGATAAATTGAGTTAATTTTATGACCTTGGACTCTTAGGTTAGGACCTTTTAGAGTTTATCTTAAGTGACTTTATGTGATTAGGGTGGTTAGTGTATTGTCATTCCTAGTACACACAGTGCAGAATCTGTCAATGCGTGTAATTAAAGGTAGATTTAACAAATAGAACCCAAGTGAGCAAACCTGATGTTTTTAACAGATAGATTAGTGATTTCAAGTTTATAATTTAAGCTTCCCTAAAGCTGTAGTGTATCCACGAAATAGGAGAGAACGTCTTCATTTATTCTCCATTTCT
Coding sequences within it:
- the HTR2B gene encoding 5-hydroxytryptamine receptor 2B isoform X3 codes for the protein MGGLQSEQQAGLLSRSDDMLGRLTRKVADLLVGLFVMPTALLTIMFETMWPLPLVLCPAWLFLDVLFSTASIMHLCAISVDRYIAIKKPIQANQYNSRAAAFIKITVVWLISIGIAIPVPIRGIETDVGNPSNITCVLTKDRFGNFMLFGSLAAFFTPLAIMIVTYFLTIHALQKKAYLVKTKPPQRLTWLAVSTVFQRDGTPCSSPEKVAMLHGSHKDKTLPNSSDDILRRIMSTVGKKSTQTISNEQRASKVLGIVFFLFLLMWCPFFITNITLVLCDSCNQTTLKMLLEVFVWIGYVSSGVNPLVYTLFNKTFRNAFGRYITCNYRATRSVKTIRKCSSNIYFRNPMAENSKFFMKHGMRNGINPAMYQSPMRLHSSNIQASSIILLDTLLLTENEGDKTEEQGSYV
- the HTR2B gene encoding 5-hydroxytryptamine receptor 2B isoform X2; amino-acid sequence: MAFSYKISEQSTIPEHILQNSFHHLIFANWSGLQTESIPDEMKQIVADLLVGLFVMPTALLTIMFETMWPLPLVLCPAWLFLDVLFSTASIMHLCAISVDRYIAIKKPIQANQYNSRAAAFIKITVVWLISIGIAIPVPIRGIETDVGNPSNITCVLTKDRFGNFMLFGSLAAFFTPLAIMIVTYFLTIHALQKKAYLVKTKPPQRLTWLAVSTVFQRDGTPCSSPEKVAMLHGSHKDKTLPNSSDDILRRIMSTVGKKSTQTISNEQRASKVLGIVFFLFLLMWCPFFITNITLVLCDSCNQTTLKMLLEVFVWIGYVSSGVNPLVYTLFNKTFRNAFGRYITCNYRATRSVKTIRKCSSNIYFRNPMAENSKFFMKHGMRNGINPAMYQSPMRLHSSNIQASSIILLDTLLLTENEGDKTEEQGSYV
- the HTR2B gene encoding 5-hydroxytryptamine receptor 2B isoform X1, which translates into the protein MAFSYKISEQSTIPEHILQNSFHHLIFANWSGLQTESIPDEMKQIGEQQGNKPHWAALLILMVIIPTIGGNILVILAVSLEKKLQYATNYFLMSLAVADLLVGLFVMPTALLTIMFETMWPLPLVLCPAWLFLDVLFSTASIMHLCAISVDRYIAIKKPIQANQYNSRAAAFIKITVVWLISIGIAIPVPIRGIETDVGNPSNITCVLTKDRFGNFMLFGSLAAFFTPLAIMIVTYFLTIHALQKKAYLVKTKPPQRLTWLAVSTVFQRDGTPCSSPEKVAMLHGSHKDKTLPNSSDDILRRIMSTVGKKSTQTISNEQRASKVLGIVFFLFLLMWCPFFITNITLVLCDSCNQTTLKMLLEVFVWIGYVSSGVNPLVYTLFNKTFRNAFGRYITCNYRATRSVKTIRKCSSNIYFRNPMAENSKFFMKHGMRNGINPAMYQSPMRLHSSNIQASSIILLDTLLLTENEGDKTEEQGSYV